A single window of Pygocentrus nattereri isolate fPygNat1 chromosome 24, fPygNat1.pri, whole genome shotgun sequence DNA harbors:
- the sec61g gene encoding protein transport protein Sec61 subunit gamma, whose amino-acid sequence MDQVMQFVEPGRQFVKDSIRLVKRCTKPDRKEFQKIAMATAIGFAIMGFIGFFVKLIHIPINNIIVGG is encoded by the exons ATGGATCAAGTAATGCAGTTTGTGGAGCCCGGGCGGCAGTTCGTGAAGGACTCCATCAGACTTGTCAAAAGATGCACAAAACCAGACAGAAAAG AATTCCAGAAGATTGCCATGGCAACGGCGATTGGATTTGCCATCATGGGTTTCATCGGATTCTTTGTCAAACTCATCCACATCCCCATCAACAATATCATTGT tgGTGGTTGA